The proteins below are encoded in one region of Paenarthrobacter ilicis:
- a CDS encoding DUF1684 domain-containing protein, whose product MSTSTAPTDLQRARWERFRTGRNGALAVEHGWLTLTSFQWLESHPARVELAPGDWSADETTAFLTAQAAEGLTLVSTGEPVDGTISAELSDEESLMWVQYGGADGKQVVVELAMRANKYAIRTRDNGSPVLTEFTGVPTYDYNPDWVLEGTFDAYPEPVDVPIGTANPLVDGVHRSVGEVVFRVPGVSHEIRLHAEEEKLGALNVTFHDETNGDTTDEWRKVFIPRPRPDGSVVIDFNRAINYPSAFTPYGTCPMPVRGNSLDVRVEAGEKIPGE is encoded by the coding sequence ATGAGCACGTCCACCGCCCCCACCGATCTTCAACGTGCCCGTTGGGAAAGGTTCCGCACGGGCAGGAACGGTGCGCTCGCTGTGGAGCATGGATGGCTGACGCTGACCTCGTTCCAGTGGCTTGAATCCCACCCTGCGCGCGTGGAGCTGGCTCCCGGGGACTGGTCCGCAGATGAAACCACGGCCTTCCTGACAGCGCAGGCTGCAGAGGGACTCACCTTGGTGTCCACGGGAGAACCCGTGGACGGCACCATCAGTGCGGAGCTCAGCGATGAAGAATCCCTGATGTGGGTCCAGTACGGCGGTGCGGATGGCAAGCAGGTGGTGGTGGAGCTGGCCATGCGCGCCAACAAGTACGCGATCCGGACCCGGGACAACGGTTCACCGGTGTTGACGGAGTTCACCGGCGTACCCACGTACGACTACAACCCGGATTGGGTACTGGAGGGCACCTTTGACGCCTACCCCGAGCCGGTGGACGTGCCCATTGGCACCGCGAACCCTCTGGTGGACGGCGTGCACCGGTCTGTCGGTGAGGTGGTCTTCCGGGTGCCCGGTGTTTCCCACGAGATCCGGCTCCATGCTGAAGAGGAGAAACTGGGTGCCCTGAACGTCACTTTCCACGATGAAACCAACGGCGACACCACCGACGAGTGGCGGAAGGTGTTTATTCCCCGCCCCCGTCCGGACGGGTCCGTGGTGATCGATTTCAACAGGGCAATCAACTACCCCAGCGCCTTCACGCCGTACGGAACGTGCCCCATGCCGGTCAGGGGCAACTCATTGGACGTCCGGGTTGAGGCTGGCGAGAAAATCCCCGGCGAATAA
- a CDS encoding ATP-binding cassette domain-containing protein, which translates to MTEQSPSRLPAPRVAASVASTTNAHLDISGVTKNFGPQPVLKGVNLTVAKGGTTAIVGPSGSGKTTLLRLIAGFEHPDAGSIKLGGEPVAGGDAWVPAHKRQVGYVAQDGALFPHLTVGQNVAFGLDAARLDGGRAAVRARVQELLEMVSLDASMAKRRPHQLSGGQQQRVALARALAREPELMLLDEPFSALDAGLRVATRRAVANVLNAAGVTTILVTHDQAEALSFADQVAIMRGGKLAQIGNPFVVYTRPADRATAEFLGDAVILEAWMEGSLATCSLGGIPVRRPPTQGRVQLMLRPEQIRIAPDGPIRGVVVDTDYFGPETTVRIKLGDYTAADGLGTGNSHRYPGGGEIITIRHWNASITKPGTELCLRVVGEGVAFPATD; encoded by the coding sequence GTGACCGAACAATCCCCCTCCAGGCTTCCAGCTCCCCGCGTGGCTGCCTCGGTGGCGTCCACCACCAATGCGCACCTGGACATTTCCGGGGTCACCAAGAACTTCGGCCCGCAACCGGTCCTGAAAGGTGTGAATCTGACGGTGGCCAAGGGTGGCACCACCGCCATTGTGGGTCCTTCCGGCTCAGGAAAAACCACGCTGCTTCGACTGATTGCGGGCTTTGAACACCCGGACGCGGGTTCCATCAAGCTGGGCGGTGAGCCGGTGGCCGGCGGCGACGCGTGGGTGCCCGCCCACAAACGCCAGGTTGGCTATGTGGCCCAGGATGGCGCGCTTTTTCCGCACCTGACGGTGGGGCAGAATGTGGCCTTCGGCCTGGATGCGGCAAGGCTCGACGGCGGCCGGGCAGCGGTGCGGGCAAGGGTCCAGGAACTGCTGGAAATGGTGTCCCTGGACGCGTCCATGGCGAAGCGCCGTCCCCACCAATTGTCCGGCGGCCAGCAACAACGCGTGGCACTGGCCCGGGCCTTGGCACGCGAGCCGGAACTCATGCTCCTGGACGAGCCGTTCTCCGCCTTGGATGCAGGACTCCGCGTAGCTACCCGCCGGGCAGTGGCCAACGTACTCAACGCTGCCGGCGTGACCACCATCCTGGTGACCCATGACCAGGCCGAGGCGTTGTCCTTCGCGGACCAGGTGGCGATCATGCGCGGCGGCAAACTGGCCCAGATCGGCAACCCCTTTGTGGTCTACACCCGTCCCGCGGACAGGGCCACCGCCGAGTTCCTGGGTGACGCCGTGATTTTGGAGGCCTGGATGGAAGGCTCACTGGCAACCTGCTCACTCGGCGGGATCCCTGTCCGGCGTCCCCCAACCCAAGGCAGGGTGCAACTGATGCTGCGCCCCGAGCAGATCCGCATCGCCCCCGATGGACCCATCCGCGGCGTGGTGGTGGACACCGACTACTTCGGACCGGAGACCACGGTCCGCATCAAACTGGGCGACTACACAGCGGCGGACGGCCTGGGCACCGGCAACAGCCACCGCTACCCCGGCGGTGGCGAGATCATCACCATCCGGCACTGGAACGCGTCCATCACCAAGCCGGGAACCGAGCTGTGCCTGCGCGTTGTGGGAGAAGGCGTGGCGTTCCCCGCAACGGACTGA
- a CDS encoding glycoside hydrolase family 76 protein yields MSTPDSTATTTAAEWARRADQAARSVTRNYGRRLLSLPGTHIAAVVLPGGGLRSQLGTWHYWWQAHYVDCLVDAGRRELESQEKFDGGSRPSAGRLASRVVTTIRLRNLFRFVNDYYDDMAWLALATLRLDKLAEDTRNRGRRRNAYVRKSLTPQFVSASTDDMGGGTFWSTKRDFKNAPATAPVALFFARTGQQQKAQALVDWLNGKLLDPERGVYLDGLRINNGQEVQDTAVYTYNQGPVLGALLELGGAANLERAANVVDAAARELTINGTHVIRGDGTGDGGLFTGILLRYLSLAARDDRLPGEARATALSLVRNTAEALWTTRTTHGTGSLHAGGSGSRSLVFSFDPQLPASQTYPQGAAVELSTQLQAWMALEAAARLGD; encoded by the coding sequence ATGTCCACACCAGATTCCACGGCAACCACCACCGCGGCCGAGTGGGCGCGCCGAGCCGACCAGGCTGCGCGCTCGGTCACGCGCAACTACGGGCGGCGGCTGCTGTCCCTCCCCGGCACCCACATCGCTGCGGTGGTTCTTCCCGGCGGCGGGTTGAGGAGCCAGTTGGGCACGTGGCACTACTGGTGGCAGGCGCACTACGTGGATTGCCTGGTGGACGCGGGCCGACGCGAGTTGGAGTCGCAGGAAAAGTTCGACGGCGGCTCGCGCCCCAGCGCCGGACGGCTTGCTTCGCGGGTGGTCACTACCATCCGCTTGCGCAACCTGTTCAGGTTCGTGAATGACTACTACGACGACATGGCGTGGTTGGCCTTGGCCACTTTGCGGCTGGACAAGCTCGCCGAGGACACCCGGAACAGGGGCCGGCGGCGCAATGCCTATGTCCGCAAGAGCCTGACACCTCAATTCGTGTCCGCCTCCACCGATGACATGGGCGGCGGAACTTTCTGGAGCACCAAACGGGATTTTAAGAACGCCCCCGCCACCGCCCCGGTTGCGTTGTTCTTTGCCCGGACGGGCCAGCAGCAAAAGGCGCAGGCCTTGGTGGACTGGTTGAATGGCAAGCTCCTGGACCCGGAACGGGGCGTCTATCTGGACGGACTGCGCATCAACAACGGCCAGGAAGTCCAGGATACAGCGGTGTATACCTACAATCAGGGCCCGGTCCTTGGTGCGTTGCTGGAACTGGGCGGCGCGGCCAACCTGGAGCGCGCAGCCAACGTGGTGGACGCCGCGGCACGGGAACTGACCATCAACGGCACACACGTTATCCGCGGCGATGGCACAGGCGACGGCGGCCTGTTCACCGGGATCCTGCTGCGGTACCTGTCCTTGGCAGCCAGGGATGACAGACTCCCGGGCGAAGCAAGGGCCACCGCTCTTTCCTTGGTCAGGAACACTGCCGAGGCGCTGTGGACCACCCGCACCACCCACGGAACCGGATCGTTGCATGCCGGGGGCAGCGGGTCCCGATCACTTGTTTTCTCTTTCGATCCCCAACTGCCGGCGAGCCAGACGTATCCCCAGGGTGCCGCCGTCGAACTTTCCACTCAGCTTCAGGCGTGGATGGCCCTGGAGGCCGCCGCGAGGCTCGGCGACTAG
- a CDS encoding Ig-like domain-containing protein produces MKKHHQLRTLSWTAAILAVFMTLLGLGLTAVPASAASIPGARISITTESTVTSQWDQVDLSCQWSVPNNSLAGDTFTLQLPAELRWFGSKSFDLKNPDGIAVATGMADDSGSVVFTLTDFVTAHPLDIGGTCHFTTQYSVDPGTAGHEELSFTVGSSVVRVPVSVSPCVADCGPSVPTSPGKAMWWVDSSQSELESIIYMPPMASESNDVTVTDSPSQGMVIDCSRVTPRVGRVLNSIGNIAEPYDNELYPARVDCTPGKLTVVWTGLPENEHVELFVVTQVVDPAMDTYTNTGIVEIAGQESAVGAETRRTDASGTGNGSPTATPSQTPSPSQTPTPSPAATSATPEPTATTSSPTPVPSSSPTAATVEPSPTGPGGSEPSVNVPESEADGPSAPLANTGLADSGFVFMAAALLACGSLLAFYGSRRAKRRAH; encoded by the coding sequence ATGAAGAAACACCACCAGTTGAGGACTCTGTCCTGGACGGCAGCAATCCTGGCAGTTTTCATGACCCTCCTTGGACTGGGCCTGACAGCCGTGCCTGCGAGCGCAGCCAGCATTCCAGGTGCCAGGATCTCCATCACCACTGAGTCCACCGTGACCAGCCAGTGGGACCAAGTGGATCTCTCCTGCCAGTGGTCCGTTCCGAACAATTCACTGGCAGGTGACACGTTCACTCTTCAGCTCCCGGCCGAGCTGCGCTGGTTCGGATCGAAGTCCTTCGACCTGAAGAACCCGGACGGCATTGCGGTGGCTACGGGGATGGCCGACGATTCCGGCTCGGTTGTTTTCACGCTCACTGACTTTGTCACGGCGCATCCCCTCGATATCGGGGGAACATGTCATTTCACCACTCAGTATTCCGTGGACCCGGGGACCGCCGGGCATGAAGAGCTGAGCTTCACAGTGGGCTCCTCCGTGGTCCGCGTCCCCGTCTCCGTGAGCCCCTGCGTAGCCGACTGCGGGCCCTCCGTTCCCACGTCACCGGGCAAGGCCATGTGGTGGGTTGATTCTTCCCAGTCAGAACTGGAATCCATCATTTACATGCCTCCCATGGCGTCGGAATCCAACGATGTCACTGTCACCGACTCACCCTCCCAGGGGATGGTGATTGATTGCAGCAGAGTTACACCCCGGGTTGGCAGGGTTCTGAACAGCATCGGCAACATCGCCGAGCCTTACGACAATGAGCTCTATCCCGCACGCGTTGACTGCACCCCCGGTAAGCTCACGGTTGTTTGGACCGGCCTGCCGGAAAACGAGCACGTGGAGCTGTTCGTTGTCACGCAGGTGGTGGACCCTGCGATGGATACATACACCAACACCGGCATTGTTGAGATAGCCGGGCAGGAAAGCGCTGTGGGAGCGGAAACGCGCAGAACCGACGCGAGTGGGACCGGAAATGGCTCGCCCACAGCGACGCCCAGCCAAACCCCGTCTCCCAGTCAAACCCCAACGCCCAGCCCCGCAGCGACATCGGCGACGCCCGAGCCGACTGCCACCACCAGCTCGCCCACCCCTGTCCCGAGCTCAAGCCCCACCGCCGCCACAGTGGAACCAAGCCCTACCGGCCCCGGAGGATCGGAGCCATCGGTGAACGTGCCGGAATCCGAGGCTGATGGTCCTTCGGCTCCCCTGGCAAACACAGGTCTGGCAGATTCCGGTTTTGTCTTCATGGCGGCAGCCCTCTTGGCCTGTGGATCATTGCTGGCTTTCTACGGCTCGCGAAGGGCAAAGCGGAGGGCCCATTGA
- a CDS encoding ABC transporter permease, with the protein MTTDLTASDASRSQGSTTTAGKGKRPRPPFGVSTVSLLAILIALFSLVPLGYVAYMTAATGWDTAVELIVRPRVGELLLNTVLLTVITVPLCLVLGVGGAWLVERTTLRGHRWWAVALAAPLAIPAFVNSYSWVSAVPSLEGLWSGVLIATLSYFPLVYIPAAATLGRLDPAIEQSAASLGLGSWAVFFRVVVPQLRIAMTGGGLLVALHLLAEYGAFAMIRFDTFTTAIMVQFQSTFNGTAGNMLASVLVLLCLLLLVAEVKSRGTARYARIGSGAQARATRLPLGGYQLPAQAALLALTVLAFGLPLWFVLKWLLAGGSEVWAAEEFMPALLQTLMYGAVGALVTTVVAFPMAYLAVRHPSWFSKMLELSNYVTSSLPGIVVGLAFVTVSIRLVPGVYQTAGVLIAAYILLFLPRALVNIRSGLAQAPKELDEAARSLGKTPLASFFRVTLRLTAPAAAGGAALVFLAIVNELTATLLLSPNGTRTLATEFWSKSSEIDYTGAAPYALLMILLSAPMTYLLFQQSKKVAGQ; encoded by the coding sequence GTGACCACTGATCTGACGGCTTCCGACGCTTCGCGTTCGCAAGGAAGCACGACGACGGCGGGCAAGGGCAAGCGCCCTCGCCCGCCTTTCGGCGTTTCCACGGTTTCCCTTTTGGCGATCCTGATTGCGCTGTTCTCCCTTGTTCCCCTGGGATACGTGGCCTACATGACGGCCGCGACCGGGTGGGATACCGCCGTCGAACTGATTGTGCGGCCCCGCGTGGGCGAGCTTCTGCTCAACACCGTCCTCCTGACCGTCATCACGGTCCCGCTGTGCCTGGTTCTGGGTGTCGGAGGAGCGTGGCTGGTGGAGCGCACCACGCTGCGCGGGCACCGGTGGTGGGCAGTGGCCTTGGCCGCTCCCCTGGCCATACCGGCGTTCGTCAACAGCTACTCCTGGGTCTCGGCAGTTCCTTCGCTGGAAGGGCTCTGGTCCGGCGTCCTGATCGCCACTCTGTCCTATTTCCCGTTGGTCTACATCCCGGCAGCCGCCACCCTGGGGCGCCTGGACCCGGCCATCGAACAGTCGGCCGCGTCCCTGGGGCTGGGCTCCTGGGCGGTGTTTTTCCGGGTGGTGGTGCCTCAGCTGCGCATCGCCATGACAGGTGGCGGCCTGCTGGTCGCGTTGCACCTGTTGGCCGAATACGGGGCGTTCGCCATGATCCGTTTCGACACCTTCACCACCGCCATCATGGTCCAGTTCCAATCCACCTTTAATGGCACGGCAGGCAACATGCTGGCCAGTGTCCTGGTGCTGCTGTGCCTGCTCCTCCTGGTGGCGGAAGTGAAGAGTCGGGGAACAGCCCGCTATGCGCGGATCGGTTCCGGCGCGCAGGCCCGCGCTACCCGACTGCCGCTGGGCGGCTACCAGCTTCCGGCGCAGGCAGCACTCCTTGCTCTCACCGTTCTGGCCTTCGGGCTTCCCTTGTGGTTTGTCCTGAAGTGGCTGCTGGCCGGTGGTTCCGAGGTGTGGGCGGCCGAGGAATTCATGCCCGCGCTCCTGCAGACCCTCATGTATGGCGCAGTGGGAGCACTGGTGACAACGGTGGTGGCCTTCCCCATGGCTTACTTGGCGGTGCGGCATCCCAGCTGGTTCAGCAAGATGCTTGAACTCTCCAATTACGTCACCAGTTCCTTGCCAGGGATCGTGGTGGGCCTGGCGTTCGTCACGGTCAGCATCCGGCTTGTGCCGGGCGTGTACCAAACGGCCGGCGTCCTGATTGCCGCCTACATTTTGTTGTTCCTTCCGCGGGCCCTGGTCAACATCCGTTCCGGCTTGGCCCAGGCACCCAAGGAACTCGATGAAGCTGCGCGTTCACTGGGCAAAACGCCCTTGGCCTCCTTCTTCCGAGTGACCTTGAGGCTCACGGCTCCGGCCGCAGCCGGCGGTGCTGCCCTGGTGTTCCTGGCCATCGTGAACGAGTTGACCGCCACGCTGCTCCTCTCGCCGAACGGCACCCGCACCCTGGCCACCGAATTCTGGAGCAAAAGCAGCGAGATCGACTACACCGGCGCAGCCCCGTACGCCCTGCTGATGATCCTCTTGTCGGCACCCATGACCTACCTGCTTTTCCAACAGTCCAAGAAAGTAGCCGGACAGTGA
- a CDS encoding iron ABC transporter substrate-binding protein produces the protein MKLPKNALAGIALLATAALGLSACGSNSGSTSASPEPAAAGDGITVYNAQHESLTKEWIDAFTKETGIKVTVRQGSDTEMSNQIVQEGAASPADVFLTENSPAMAQVENAGLFADVDKATIDQVPAEFRPSTGKWTGIAARSTVLVYDKNKISDDQLPKSMLDLAKPEWKGKWAASPSGADFQAIVSALLELKGEAATEEWLKGMKENFKAYKGNSTAMKAVNAGEVDAALIYHYYYYGDQAKTGENSKNVTPYYFKNQDPGAFVSVSGGGILKSSKKAADAQAFLKFITGKAGQEILKDGTSFEYPVASQVDANQKLVPLKDLQAPTVDPAKLNSAKVTELMTKAGLL, from the coding sequence ATGAAGCTCCCCAAGAACGCTCTGGCAGGAATTGCCCTCCTGGCCACCGCCGCACTCGGCCTCAGCGCCTGCGGCTCCAACTCCGGTTCCACCTCCGCATCCCCTGAACCTGCCGCTGCGGGCGATGGGATCACGGTGTACAACGCCCAGCACGAAAGCCTGACCAAGGAATGGATCGACGCTTTCACCAAGGAGACCGGCATCAAGGTCACCGTGCGTCAGGGCTCGGACACCGAGATGTCCAACCAGATTGTCCAGGAGGGCGCCGCCTCCCCCGCCGATGTTTTCCTTACGGAGAACTCCCCTGCAATGGCGCAGGTCGAGAACGCGGGACTGTTCGCTGACGTGGACAAGGCCACCATTGACCAGGTTCCGGCAGAATTCCGTCCGTCCACGGGCAAGTGGACGGGCATCGCCGCCCGTTCCACCGTGCTGGTGTACGACAAGAACAAAATCAGCGACGACCAGCTCCCCAAGTCCATGCTGGATCTGGCCAAGCCTGAATGGAAGGGCAAGTGGGCAGCTTCACCGTCCGGCGCAGACTTCCAGGCGATCGTCTCCGCACTGCTGGAACTCAAGGGCGAGGCCGCCACTGAGGAATGGCTCAAGGGGATGAAGGAGAACTTCAAGGCGTACAAGGGCAACAGCACCGCCATGAAGGCCGTCAACGCCGGTGAGGTGGATGCTGCGCTGATCTACCACTACTACTACTACGGCGACCAGGCCAAGACCGGCGAAAACTCCAAGAACGTCACGCCGTACTACTTCAAGAACCAGGATCCGGGAGCATTCGTTTCCGTCTCCGGCGGCGGCATCCTCAAGTCCTCCAAGAAGGCCGCGGATGCCCAGGCATTCCTGAAGTTCATCACCGGCAAGGCCGGCCAGGAAATCCTCAAGGATGGCACATCCTTCGAGTACCCGGTGGCTTCACAGGTGGACGCCAACCAGAAGCTGGTTCCCCTCAAGGACCTCCAGGCTCCCACCGTGGACCCGGCCAAGCTCAACTCCGCCAAGGTCACCGAGCTGATGACCAAGGCAGGACTCCTGTAA
- a CDS encoding SDR family NAD(P)-dependent oxidoreductase, translated as MDIKGTVALVTGGASGLGAATAKRLFDAGASVVLVDLPQSAGESFSAQLSDGSAGLKDGSAGPQSVFVPADVTDEAQVRAAVDAATAMGPLRIVVNCAGIATPGKVLGREGVLPLEAFNKVIQINLVGTFNVIRLAAEAMVQTQPVTTELGGPERGVIINTASVAAFEGQIGQPAYAASKGAVAAMTLPLARELARSLVRVVTIAPGIFETPMMAGLPQAAQDSLGQQVPHPARLGRAAEYANLAAHIVENAMLNGETIRLDGAIRMGIK; from the coding sequence ATGGACATCAAGGGCACGGTGGCGCTGGTTACCGGTGGGGCATCAGGGCTGGGAGCAGCAACCGCGAAGCGGTTGTTCGACGCCGGGGCGTCGGTGGTGCTGGTGGACTTGCCGCAATCTGCGGGGGAGAGTTTCTCCGCCCAACTCAGCGATGGCAGCGCAGGACTCAAAGACGGCAGCGCAGGCCCCCAATCGGTGTTCGTCCCTGCGGACGTCACCGACGAAGCCCAGGTGCGGGCCGCCGTTGATGCCGCAACCGCCATGGGACCCCTCAGGATCGTGGTCAACTGCGCCGGAATAGCCACCCCCGGCAAAGTGCTGGGCCGTGAGGGCGTGCTTCCGTTGGAAGCGTTCAACAAAGTCATCCAGATCAACCTCGTGGGCACCTTCAACGTGATCCGGCTTGCCGCGGAAGCCATGGTCCAAACCCAGCCCGTAACTACCGAACTCGGCGGCCCGGAACGTGGAGTCATCATCAACACGGCCTCGGTAGCCGCGTTTGAGGGGCAAATCGGACAACCCGCCTACGCGGCGTCCAAGGGCGCCGTTGCTGCCATGACGCTCCCGTTGGCCCGCGAACTGGCGCGATCCCTTGTCCGGGTGGTCACTATTGCACCGGGCATCTTCGAGACGCCCATGATGGCCGGGCTCCCGCAAGCCGCGCAGGACTCGCTGGGGCAGCAGGTCCCTCATCCTGCACGCTTGGGGCGCGCCGCCGAGTACGCCAACCTGGCAGCGCACATTGTGGAGAACGCCATGCTCAACGGAGAAACCATCCGCCTGGACGGCGCCATCCGCATGGGAATCAAATAG
- a CDS encoding YdeI/OmpD-associated family protein, with protein sequence MPIELEELLVSDGTAWRSWLEAHAADSPGVWLILHKKGGNVTELDYDAALDEALCFGWIDGQARSRDGQSYFQRMTPRGKKSIWSLRNVGHIARLEEEGKMTDAGRAAVEAAKADGRWEAAYAGPADSVVPDDLAAAIAAVPEAQAMFDVLTSQNRFALIHRTNGVKRAETRERKIAGFVEMLARHEAPYPQRKKPPATPAS encoded by the coding sequence ATGCCCATCGAATTGGAAGAGCTGCTGGTCAGCGACGGCACCGCATGGCGGTCTTGGTTGGAAGCGCACGCCGCGGACAGTCCCGGTGTGTGGCTGATCCTGCACAAAAAAGGCGGCAACGTCACTGAGCTGGACTACGATGCCGCGTTGGACGAAGCTCTCTGCTTCGGGTGGATCGATGGCCAGGCCAGGAGCCGTGACGGGCAGAGCTACTTCCAACGCATGACCCCGCGCGGCAAAAAGAGCATCTGGTCCTTGCGGAACGTGGGACACATTGCGCGCTTGGAAGAAGAAGGCAAAATGACCGACGCCGGGCGTGCGGCCGTGGAGGCGGCAAAGGCTGATGGGAGGTGGGAAGCGGCCTACGCCGGTCCGGCGGATTCTGTGGTGCCGGACGATCTTGCCGCGGCCATCGCAGCGGTCCCTGAGGCGCAGGCGATGTTCGATGTGCTGACGTCCCAGAACCGGTTTGCGCTGATCCACCGAACCAACGGGGTCAAACGGGCCGAGACCCGGGAACGGAAAATCGCAGGTTTCGTGGAAATGCTGGCCCGCCACGAGGCACCGTATCCACAGCGGAAAAAGCCCCCCGCCACGCCGGCGAGCTGA
- a CDS encoding acyl-CoA dehydrogenase family protein, producing the protein MGDYSDPVASGPGQPAGSGGGPAPSVAGLPTADFFDFESLLSVQEQRKLNELRSFLATEIAPYAGQWWEKAEFPEHILPKLAALRLSAPAQRGYTHLFAGLVIAEMTRVDTSIATFFMVHHDLFVESLYDFGTDSQQDRYLDDASNLRTTGAFALTEPAHGSDVAGGMETTARRVARAESDGGDYWVINGAKRWIGNGTFCDYMLVWAKDEADGAIRAFIVDASKPGITRSRIENKIALRTVQNADIVFKEVEVEEKDRFAGISTFADTNHLLRGSRIMVAWQAVGQQLAAFDVARQYAVERLQFGKPLARFQLIQQHLVDMLGNAVASMGMMVRIAQLQEDIFTDAHGVRHGGADMAQVALAKAYCSARMRETVALGRSILGGNGIVTDYGIAKIFADAEAIYTYEGSYEINSLIVGRAVTGVSAIT; encoded by the coding sequence ATGGGCGACTACAGCGATCCGGTGGCTTCGGGCCCGGGGCAACCCGCGGGATCTGGCGGCGGACCGGCACCATCCGTGGCAGGACTGCCCACCGCCGATTTCTTCGATTTCGAATCCCTGCTCAGCGTCCAGGAACAACGCAAACTCAACGAGCTCAGATCGTTCCTGGCAACGGAAATTGCGCCCTACGCCGGGCAATGGTGGGAGAAAGCCGAGTTCCCGGAACACATCCTCCCCAAGTTGGCGGCCCTGCGCCTCAGCGCACCGGCGCAACGCGGTTACACGCACCTGTTCGCAGGCTTGGTCATTGCAGAAATGACCCGCGTGGACACCTCAATCGCCACCTTCTTCATGGTCCACCACGATCTTTTTGTCGAGTCGCTCTACGACTTCGGAACAGACTCACAGCAGGACCGCTACCTCGATGACGCGTCCAACCTGCGCACCACCGGCGCGTTCGCCCTCACCGAACCGGCCCACGGCTCCGATGTTGCCGGCGGCATGGAAACCACGGCGCGGCGGGTCGCCAGGGCAGAGTCCGACGGCGGTGACTACTGGGTGATCAACGGCGCCAAGCGCTGGATAGGCAATGGGACGTTCTGCGACTACATGCTGGTGTGGGCCAAGGACGAAGCCGACGGCGCTATCCGGGCCTTCATTGTGGACGCTTCGAAGCCCGGGATCACCCGAAGCCGCATCGAAAACAAGATTGCCCTCCGGACCGTGCAGAATGCCGACATCGTGTTCAAGGAAGTGGAAGTGGAAGAGAAGGACCGCTTCGCAGGTATCAGCACCTTTGCCGACACCAACCACCTCCTCCGGGGCTCGCGGATCATGGTGGCCTGGCAAGCAGTTGGGCAACAGTTGGCGGCCTTCGATGTGGCCCGTCAGTACGCGGTTGAGCGCCTTCAATTCGGAAAGCCCCTTGCCAGGTTCCAACTGATCCAGCAACACCTGGTAGATATGCTCGGCAACGCCGTGGCCAGCATGGGCATGATGGTCCGGATCGCCCAATTGCAGGAGGACATCTTCACCGATGCCCACGGTGTGCGACACGGCGGTGCAGACATGGCCCAAGTGGCCCTGGCCAAGGCGTACTGCAGCGCAAGAATGCGGGAAACCGTGGCGCTGGGCCGTTCAATCCTTGGTGGAAACGGAATCGTGACCGATTACGGGATCGCGAAAATCTTCGCGGATGCCGAGGCCATTTACACGTATGAGGGATCCTACGAGATCAACTCACTGATCGTGGGGCGTGCTGTTACCGGAGTGTCCGCCATCACCTAG